The window CTCTTCCACCTTCGGCGTTGCGGACCTGATACTGGTCTGCTTCAAATCCTACGACACCACCGCCACAACCGGGTTATACGCGACAAGCGTGGGGCTCAACACGTCCATAATCTCCCTCCAGAACGGAATAGACAACGAAGGGATTTTGTCGGAACGGTTCGGGAAAGACAAAGTCCTGGGCGGGGTTTCGTTCATCGGCTCCAGAATGGAGGCGCCGGGGATAGTGGTTCACACAGCCGCCAGCAACATAACCATAGGCGAGCTTTCCGGCGGCGTGTCGGACAGGGCCGGGCGATTAGGCGAAATGTTCGAGTCGGCGAATATAAGATGCAAAGTCTCGGCGGACATCCGGCGGGACATGTTCGCCAAGATGATATGGAACATCGGTTTCAACGCCATCTGCGCCATTCTCGACTGCTCCGCCCAAAAAGCGCTGGGTTTCGAGGAGACAAGAAACGTCATAC of the Nitrospinota bacterium genome contains:
- a CDS encoding 2-dehydropantoate 2-reductase, with translation MKIVIAGAGAVGAYYGAVLARAGHDVFFIARGAQLAAFREKGVSVKSVNGDFLTTVNCGDDSSTFGVADLILVCFKSYDTTATTGLYATSVGLNTSIISLQNGIDNEGILSERFGKDKVLGGVSFIGSRMEAPGIVVHTAASNITIGELSGGVSDRAGRLGEMFESANIRCKVSADIRRDMFAKMIWNIGFNAICAILDCSAQKALGFEETRNVILSAMLEWVAVAQAEGVALTTEMAHKNMEGTLKAGGIFPSMLQDRRAGRKMEIDIFNARAAQMGQKHGIPTPVNATLAAVIRFWNATTH